One window of Mycoplasmopsis gallopavonis genomic DNA carries:
- the rnr gene encoding ribonuclease R, with product MNQEKIYQYIQSAESRSFLDIAKHFRISVRNNKDLTNILSILLKEYKIFKNNKDEYYAPILQETIQGVLSVSQKGSFGFVDYDIDEEAKTKKSVFIKNFNFNGAMHGDTVEVNVYVNPKSKQQDLTHGVITKILERGNEEVIGFIKQKNTTTYFVPVDERYKWMQYKIVSSLVQTKLNDLVVAKIIKYEDRNIFIQIAKVITNEADPMVFVKSYLEQIKAPSGFPTTLEEEIKSIPSTIANEDWTNRVDLRDQMIVTIDGDDTKDFDDAITVRKLANGNFFLGVYIADVSYYVRENTKINEEALNRGTSIYLVDRVIPMLPEELSNGICSLNPNEDRFVLACEMEINPQGETLKTKLFQGIINSQFRLTYKQVDKYFETNLINEDYHDQEKVSKLKSMLNQAKELSLILHEYKIKQGYVDFEIDEPKIKLNQDGTVREIIINKRGFSEVLIEDFMVRANETVAKYLYDHKLPVLYRVHEKPDGDKLVNLRNALSVVNISMGDLNENNINPHNFSDLVESVKRQRSDDFVKLLFLRTMQKAIYSPDNIKHFGLASDYYCHFTSPIRRYPDLVIHRVIRNFIINNQTDQLQDFKDQLATFGDLNTRSEQKAVQIERNVNDLKFAEFLKNQIGKQFKAQILSILNFGFFVEFEFKASGLVHRTNLFDGEYEANETLTKLVSPKRTFTLGDYVDVVVVGVDLVEGKVDCVLADLYPQYLENQTKNQNSKQSGKNEHKKRDRIRK from the coding sequence ATGAATCAGGAAAAAATTTACCAATATATCCAAAGTGCAGAATCAAGATCTTTCTTAGATATTGCTAAGCATTTTCGTATTTCAGTACGAAACAATAAGGATTTAACCAATATTTTGTCAATTTTACTTAAAGAGTACAAAATTTTTAAAAATAATAAAGACGAATATTATGCACCAATTTTACAAGAAACAATTCAGGGTGTTTTAAGTGTTTCGCAAAAAGGTTCTTTTGGGTTTGTTGATTATGATATTGATGAAGAAGCAAAAACTAAAAAGAGTGTTTTCATTAAAAACTTTAATTTTAATGGAGCAATGCATGGAGATACAGTTGAAGTTAATGTTTATGTTAACCCCAAAAGTAAACAACAAGATTTAACACACGGAGTGATCACTAAAATTCTTGAACGTGGGAACGAAGAAGTTATTGGATTTATTAAACAAAAAAATACTACAACTTATTTTGTTCCAGTTGACGAAAGATACAAATGAATGCAATATAAAATAGTATCGTCACTTGTGCAAACCAAATTAAATGATTTAGTTGTTGCTAAAATTATCAAATATGAAGATCGCAATATTTTTATTCAAATTGCAAAAGTTATTACCAACGAAGCTGATCCGATGGTTTTTGTCAAGTCATACTTAGAACAAATTAAAGCACCTAGCGGATTTCCAACAACATTAGAAGAAGAAATTAAATCAATTCCAAGTACGATTGCAAATGAAGATTGAACTAATCGAGTTGATTTAAGAGATCAAATGATTGTTACAATTGATGGAGATGATACCAAAGACTTTGATGATGCAATTACAGTAAGGAAATTGGCTAATGGTAATTTCTTTTTAGGTGTGTATATCGCTGATGTTTCTTACTATGTTCGTGAAAATACAAAAATTAATGAGGAAGCTTTAAACCGTGGAACAAGTATTTATTTAGTTGATCGTGTAATTCCGATGTTACCAGAAGAACTTTCAAATGGAATCTGTTCACTTAATCCTAATGAAGATCGGTTTGTTCTAGCATGTGAGATGGAGATTAATCCGCAAGGAGAAACTTTAAAAACTAAATTATTCCAAGGAATTATCAATTCACAATTTAGATTAACTTATAAACAAGTTGATAAATATTTTGAAACCAATTTAATCAATGAAGATTATCATGATCAAGAGAAAGTTTCTAAATTAAAATCAATGCTCAATCAAGCTAAAGAACTAAGTTTAATTTTACATGAGTATAAAATTAAACAAGGTTATGTTGACTTTGAAATTGATGAACCGAAAATTAAACTTAATCAAGACGGAACAGTTAGAGAAATTATTATTAATAAACGTGGATTCAGTGAAGTTTTAATTGAGGACTTCATGGTTCGGGCTAATGAAACTGTTGCTAAATATCTTTATGATCATAAACTACCTGTGCTTTATAGAGTTCATGAAAAACCTGATGGTGACAAACTTGTTAATTTAAGAAATGCTTTAAGCGTTGTTAATATCTCAATGGGTGATTTAAATGAAAACAATATTAATCCACATAATTTTTCTGATTTAGTTGAAAGCGTTAAACGCCAAAGAAGTGATGATTTTGTCAAATTGCTTTTTTTAAGAACAATGCAAAAAGCAATTTATTCACCAGATAACATTAAGCACTTTGGACTTGCGAGTGATTATTACTGTCACTTTACTAGCCCAATTCGAAGATATCCGGACTTAGTTATTCATAGAGTTATTCGTAATTTCATTATCAATAATCAAACAGATCAATTGCAAGACTTTAAAGATCAACTTGCAACTTTTGGAGATCTAAATACTCGAAGTGAACAAAAAGCGGTTCAAATTGAAAGAAATGTTAATGATTTAAAATTTGCTGAATTTCTGAAAAATCAAATTGGAAAACAATTTAAAGCTCAAATTTTAAGTATTTTAAATTTTGGATTTTTTGTTGAATTTGAATTTAAAGCTAGCGGATTAGTTCATCGTACTAATTTATTTGACGGAGAATATGAAGCTAACGAAACTTTAACTAAATTAGTTTCACCAAAACGCACATTCACATTAGGTGATTATGTTGATGTTGTTGTTGTTGGTGTTGATTTAGTTGAAGGAAAAGTAGATTGTGTTTTAGCAGATTTATATCCACAATATTTAGAAAATCAAACCAAAAACCAAAATTCAAAACAAAGTGGTAAAAATGAACATAAAAAACGTGATAGAATTCGCAAATAG